The genomic region CTTTGAGTAAGTTTTGATTCAAAATGAATCCATGTGCCTAATAATCCTACCTGAATACCAACATTTGATTGTTCAACGCTTGCATTTTGCGAGTAAGCACTTAGGTGAATGAAAATTATTGTGATAGTTAAATAAAGCTTTTTAATCATTGTTGATTTTTATTCTAACGTTCCTGGTATATGTGGCTTTGGACGATTCTTAACTGACAGAATCTTTCAAGTTTAAAGTAGCCCTCCAAAAAAATGTTTATTATCTTATTTTCTAATAAACTGTTTTTGGAGGGCGGACTTTCTCAAATGGAAGAAATTTTCAATTTCATATAACTCCCGCATATGATTTTTTTAGCCGGTGTTATAACCATTTTTTTATTAAGCAATCAAAATATTCTGCCTTTAAAAAGTTATTTTTTGTTCTTCTTTGGTCTAAATGGGTAAATCCAATTTATAAAAGGTGAAATTTTTCTTGTTTGAACCCAAACTTTTCCTTTTCCTGAAAATGTACAAACCAAGCCTTCTCCTGAGAAAAATAATGATTTATATCCTCCAACTGATGAGACTTCGTAATCCAATCCATCTGTAAATGCAACGATATGTCCTGTATCTACAACATAGCCATCTTCTACGTCAATTTCTACAATACCACCATAGGAGTTAAACCACAAATCTCCTTCGCCAGAACATTTTATCAGAAATAAATTTTCTCCTGAGAAAAACCCTTTAATTAATCCTTGAAACTTTGTTTCTACATTAATAGAAAGAGAAGATGCTACATAAGCAGAATTTTGTAGATATATAGTCTCATTATTTAAATAAAGATGCTCTACATCTCCAGGTGTACCTGGCGCAATTTGAATTTCTCCGGCACCATTTTTAGCTTCAAACTCATTAATAAACAACGATTCTCCTGTAAAGAATCTACCAAAACCACCTTTTAGTTTTGTTTTCATCTCAATATTGGTATCCATTGTGGCCATTGCAGAAGCTTCTACTTTTAACTTTTCTCCGGATGGAATATCTACAGTAATAAAACCATAATCGGGCTTGCAATCAAACTTAAATTTAAATCCTTTTTTTTCTATTGTTTCCATTTCTATCTGGGTTTTAATTTAGGACCTAAAATAGCACCAAAAGATGATGTGTTGTGAGATTGAACCCAAACTCGTCCTGTTCCTTTAAATTTACATATTAATCCTTCTCCTCCTAAAAAAGAGCTAATCCAACTTTTACCTGCTTTTGACAAGGTAAAATTCAGCGATTCTTCAAAAGCTACAATATGCCCTGTATCCACAATGTATTCACCATTAATATCTATAGAGTAAATTGCGCCAAATGAATTAAATATTACTGTTCCTTTTCCATTTAAGTTTAACCAGAAAATCCCTTCTTTCGAAAAAAGATTTTTAAACCCTTGCCAATTAAAATCAATTTCAATATCCGGCGACGATGCTACATATGATCCTCCTTGCACAATAATTCCCTCTCCATTTAACTGGTGAACTTTCATGTCTCCTGCTAAAGTTGTACCAAGCCAAACTGTTCCCGGTAGATCAGTAGCTGTATAATGATTCATAAAAAAACTTTCGCCGGACAGCATTCT from Bacteroidota bacterium harbors:
- a CDS encoding TIGR00266 family protein, which translates into the protein METIEKKGFKFKFDCKPDYGFITVDIPSGEKLKVEASAMATMDTNIEMKTKLKGGFGRFFTGESLFINEFEAKNGAGEIQIAPGTPGDVEHLYLNNETIYLQNSAYVASSLSINVETKFQGLIKGFFSGENLFLIKCSGEGDLWFNSYGGIVEIDVEDGYVVDTGHIVAFTDGLDYEVSSVGGYKSLFFSGEGLVCTFSGKGKVWVQTRKISPFINWIYPFRPKKNKK
- a CDS encoding TIGR00266 family protein: METLIKNGLETEIHLGPGSSAAKIVLQPGEHFTAEAGAMIAMSPNVKMKTTTHKKSSGGIGKALKRMLSGESFFMNHYTATDLPGTVWLGTTLAGDMKVHQLNGEGIIVQGGSYVASSPDIEIDFNWQGFKNLFSKEGIFWLNLNGKGTVIFNSFGAIYSIDINGEYIVDTGHIVAFEESLNFTLSKAGKSWISSFLGGEGLICKFKGTGRVWVQSHNTSSFGAILGPKLKPR